Proteins encoded within one genomic window of Citrobacter amalonaticus Y19:
- a CDS encoding amino acid ABC transporter ATP-binding protein, with protein MIHIKNLHKHFGDNHVLRGIDCDIKPQEVVCIIGPSGSGKSTFLRCMNALETVTEGEVVVNGFAVHDRKTDLNKMRESVGMVFQRFNLFPHMTVLDNLMMAPQMLLGLSRSEAVSQAEMLLEKVGLSDKRDAWPSRLSGGQQQRVAIARALAMNPSIMLFDEPTSALDPELVGDVLAVMKNLANEGMTMAIVTHEMGFAREVADRVIFIDHGIIQEEGSPEVLFTSPANPRTAEFLSKVL; from the coding sequence GTGATCCACATTAAAAATTTACATAAACACTTTGGTGACAACCACGTTCTGCGCGGGATTGACTGTGATATCAAACCCCAGGAAGTGGTGTGTATCATTGGTCCGTCAGGGTCCGGGAAAAGCACCTTCTTACGCTGCATGAATGCGCTCGAAACGGTTACCGAAGGCGAAGTCGTGGTGAACGGTTTTGCCGTTCACGATCGCAAAACCGATCTCAATAAAATGCGTGAAAGCGTGGGAATGGTATTCCAGCGTTTTAATCTGTTTCCGCACATGACGGTGCTGGACAACCTGATGATGGCGCCGCAAATGCTGTTGGGGCTCTCCCGCAGTGAAGCGGTCAGCCAGGCGGAAATGCTGTTGGAAAAGGTCGGGTTAAGTGATAAACGCGATGCCTGGCCTTCGCGTCTGTCGGGCGGTCAGCAGCAGCGCGTGGCGATTGCACGCGCGCTGGCAATGAATCCCTCGATCATGCTGTTTGATGAGCCCACCTCGGCGCTGGATCCGGAGTTAGTCGGCGATGTGCTGGCGGTGATGAAGAACCTGGCTAACGAAGGCATGACCATGGCGATCGTTACCCACGAAATGGGATTTGCCCGTGAAGTGGCCGACCGGGTCATTTTTATCGATCACGGTATTATCCAGGAAGAGGGATCGCCTGAGGTGCTTTTTACGTCGCCAGCGAATCCGCGAACGGCTGAATTTTTAAGTAAGGTTCTCTGA
- a CDS encoding autotransporter outer membrane beta-barrel domain-containing protein translates to MNKIYRVIWNSTLMQWVVTSEFGRARIKRAVSKAVKATGLMAAMTAGAVAASCDLATLNCQLDATWSAATNSNETGAAVITDGNTWSVSGLDTWRAGDMTYKYYTHLQQVIDAGYTVMQGGSAVTSLPAAGNTIIFPGLTTAVTVFDPITSSNKTVMVYSSGAFTELDAYYFNPAESFVLADAEPYIDTRLATVTNGVANISLNKSQYNLGELRESALVYVDGTTTNDATANWTSQQLIYANIPSDLDTLGSPINRSIKTDSYVGTFTAFDGSSHTVSSLADFKTWNNWLISKLSSGDLAYTSYQTELKKAYTSTSLTYQVSHSPDGFDVSVYGERDVAVLQANGQNATINIAPGGSIDLRASSSASFLLVKLNNNATFINNGTAMTTNRIAHINSGSSFINNGFLSLGGNIPDSAYQNIAIVVDGNGSRFVNSAQGTYTISPRYNYTNKNQNGIVEGVQTHIGTTAENAGTINTGYWSNAVDQFQTGSVWIAKVYNASSFVNTPTGNINLGYNQDGSSEAYLNTESAAIHTETGGRGDNQGTITLSSMANGVYGLHALDGTASLVNSGTINVNSNGDDGAFVPSESIGIYSFSQTAGTVGSSGVINLNGVNNTGIKAVSGGKASLSGDINITGGAELSTGLRNYGVWSEGTGSQVDISGQINLDGDGAIGVHARYGGNVTISGTGEVNFTDGSNQIGYYVYGQTASITNNGTGAQNVSTEDSVLFRVDDGADFTGGAGAASVLTASGQGSTAVVANGKDATSGNVSAFNSGGMTLNLSGQDATGVVIQGGAQGKISSNATINMTATGAVAGIADGQGYDINGNALGSPIAGVLSNAALAAGAAGFGSGTLLVTEAALNSALDAVTGFIARNGAEVSNAGNIVFTGSNTTGLLVEAGARGNNTGSITVGAGGTGIVAQDATGTHTTVVNTSGNLVLNGGNTANRTTGIVASGANTTVNMTAGTVTLNGNGATGVRASEGATVNLSGTATPAFSSSATDQILFAISGAGSTINTSVPGGTVLDASGERSTLFRLEDGAAMDGDIQVAASGKDATALYATGENTTAVIGSGSQLNISGNGATGVISSGSATATIESGATLALTGSGATAGLVDGNTYASDGSLSQQNTGAELINAATISSTVSGATAFTAKNSGTLANSGNVLLTGANSTAIKVLGGKVNNTGSIEANGTALYIGAGDQGQASTVTNSGTVLATDGRAAIELAAGSLNLVGSGVGTIEARGTADGVLVSSGATGLDVTGAHIIVGAAGASGNGIENAGNLTNLQLTNTTIDVADGAGVRTAVTIDDTNSGTINVSGAGTGIAFTNADGSATSGNLDLSGSSGLTINVSGTGGTGIYANTTGTTDTAVSVNVSSATGGAALKLGNGVTSATNRGTLTSASTTTATVETANATAFTNTDTGVITASASGNPALAMNAANATVTNAGTINGDVVMNGASGTVNNSGTVSNNITTTSGNNAVTVDNGTVGGNIALSGNGTNTVLLKNTADVRTVSGSAGNDTVTVLGNGNTFTALNGGSGTATAVFDGVTAGFHMDGTGAQINNYNQVNLRNGSLFSLDNNYALGGKPAGGAGFNIDATSVLAVNSTVDRTLTSALTGTGTVAVENAGQAFNFATTTGSAFAGTVDLSNATLALGGVNTTALTNATLKADTGSVTTVADGEQVIGGLTFASGKVAFNASAPAQKVATSHMTVSKLDASGNGTVQINVPAPYVPGHETSTTASLMTQDDANIGLELVGAALVNGAGGNLVLQDQSGNLITDDTEVDIAQGGSTVAKGTYDYRLTTAGTSGSQDGLYVNYGLTELELLAGQTLTLDGTPGATGAAADQSARITGSGSLAVSTTGSDVLSLSNSSNDYTGETTVLSGTLRTDVDGALGDTAKLAINSGAKADLNGTRQTTGILAGDGGSQLDVNGGSLSLRSGGYSSGILTGGGALNVNGGVLTIDGANGGLSAITTISNGAEVVISDAQGAGTGDINDEGTLTLDNVTGMLANIISGTGNVNATDTTDATLSGDNSGFSGLFTIDSGSNLTVSEQNHLGTATVNDNGLLTVDTASDWTLVNSISGSGGLDKQGAGTLTLTADSAAYTGTTDITTGELALGSDESSAVNMTSSLVNIHNGASLTGYGSTAGHVDVMQSGTLQVTDFTVGGNLSNSGSVLLTRTDGQPGNTLTVNGNYAGSNGLLAFNTELGGDSSPTDKLTVNGNTAGNTRVSVTNTGGTGAQTVNGIEVIQVNGSSAGNFALTTGTVEAGAYVYALAKGTGSAAKNWYLTSKWKNSTTPTDPVSPATPDKPGTSPVVDPTAPDALRPEAGSYIGNIAAANTLFNTRLHDRLGEPQYTDALKGEGLAASMWMRHVGGHERSSAGDGQLKTQSNRYVLQLGGDIAQWSTDGADRWHLGVMGGYANAHSNTRSDRAGYGSDGRISGYSAGLYGTWYQNEADKTGAYVDSWMLYNWFDSSVEADNRDSDSYDSKGLTASLEAGYTLKAGEFNGSQGTLNTWYVQPQAQVTWMGVKDNAHTRKDGTRIETQGDGNIQTRLGVKTYLNSHHKMDDGKQREFQPFVEVNWIHNTESFGVKMDGTQVSRDGARNLGEIRTGVEGKLNDRLSVWGNVGVQMGDKGYSDTQGMLGIKYSW, encoded by the coding sequence ATGAATAAAATCTATCGCGTTATCTGGAACAGCACCCTGATGCAATGGGTCGTCACTTCGGAGTTTGGTCGCGCCAGAATCAAAAGAGCCGTCAGCAAGGCTGTGAAGGCGACCGGTTTGATGGCGGCAATGACCGCAGGGGCAGTTGCTGCCTCCTGTGATCTTGCCACCCTGAATTGCCAGCTTGATGCCACCTGGAGTGCGGCAACAAACAGCAATGAGACCGGCGCTGCGGTTATTACTGACGGCAATACCTGGTCGGTTTCGGGGCTGGACACATGGCGGGCAGGAGATATGACCTATAAGTATTATACTCATCTCCAGCAAGTCATTGACGCAGGCTACACTGTAATGCAGGGCGGGAGTGCTGTGACGTCTTTGCCTGCGGCCGGGAACACGATTATTTTCCCTGGCCTGACCACGGCGGTAACCGTATTTGATCCGATCACCTCGAGTAACAAAACGGTTATGGTCTATAGCTCTGGTGCGTTTACCGAGCTTGATGCCTATTATTTCAACCCGGCTGAATCATTTGTCTTAGCGGATGCTGAGCCTTATATTGATACCCGACTGGCAACGGTAACCAATGGTGTTGCTAATATATCGCTGAATAAAAGCCAGTATAACCTTGGGGAATTAAGAGAAAGCGCCCTGGTTTATGTGGATGGCACCACGACAAATGACGCCACGGCTAACTGGACGTCACAACAACTCATTTATGCAAATATTCCGAGTGACCTGGATACGCTGGGTTCACCCATTAACCGGAGCATTAAGACTGACAGTTATGTGGGGACCTTCACCGCGTTTGACGGTTCATCGCATACCGTCAGTTCCCTGGCTGATTTTAAAACCTGGAATAACTGGCTTATCAGTAAATTGTCTTCCGGCGATTTGGCTTACACCAGCTATCAGACCGAGCTGAAAAAAGCGTATACCTCAACCTCTCTGACTTATCAGGTCTCTCACTCCCCGGATGGGTTTGACGTTTCTGTTTATGGTGAGCGTGATGTCGCTGTTCTTCAGGCAAATGGGCAAAATGCCACTATCAACATTGCCCCGGGTGGTTCAATTGATTTGAGAGCAAGCAGCAGCGCGTCATTTCTGCTTGTCAAACTGAATAATAATGCCACGTTTATTAATAACGGTACGGCAATGACCACTAACAGGATCGCCCACATTAACAGTGGCTCATCCTTCATCAATAATGGGTTCCTGAGTCTGGGGGGGAATATCCCGGATAGCGCCTATCAAAATATCGCAATTGTCGTTGATGGCAACGGTAGTCGTTTTGTAAACAGCGCTCAGGGTACCTACACCATTTCCCCCCGTTACAATTACACCAATAAAAACCAGAATGGGATTGTAGAAGGGGTTCAGACACATATCGGAACCACGGCTGAAAATGCCGGGACCATTAATACCGGTTACTGGAGCAACGCTGTCGATCAATTTCAGACAGGCAGCGTCTGGATTGCCAAGGTGTATAACGCCTCTTCTTTCGTTAACACGCCGACGGGTAATATCAATTTAGGCTACAACCAGGACGGTAGTAGCGAAGCGTATCTGAACACCGAGAGTGCCGCGATTCACACGGAAACCGGTGGCCGTGGCGACAACCAGGGGACCATAACGCTGAGTTCGATGGCCAACGGTGTCTATGGTCTGCATGCCCTTGATGGTACTGCGTCCCTGGTAAACAGCGGTACTATCAATGTCAACAGCAACGGGGACGACGGCGCATTTGTTCCCTCTGAAAGTATCGGGATTTATTCGTTCAGCCAGACGGCGGGGACTGTCGGCAGCTCCGGCGTCATCAACCTTAATGGCGTGAATAACACCGGGATCAAAGCGGTTTCCGGCGGCAAAGCGTCATTATCCGGCGACATCAATATTACCGGTGGCGCAGAGCTGTCAACCGGACTGCGTAACTACGGTGTCTGGTCTGAAGGCACGGGCTCGCAGGTCGATATTTCCGGCCAGATTAATCTGGACGGGGACGGGGCGATAGGCGTTCATGCCCGCTATGGCGGCAATGTGACCATCTCCGGTACCGGTGAAGTGAACTTTACTGACGGCAGCAACCAGATTGGCTACTACGTCTACGGGCAGACGGCTTCCATCACCAACAACGGCACCGGCGCGCAGAATGTCAGCACCGAAGACTCCGTGCTGTTCCGCGTCGATGACGGGGCTGACTTTACCGGCGGCGCCGGTGCGGCATCCGTCCTCACCGCGTCTGGTCAGGGATCAACCGCCGTGGTCGCCAACGGTAAAGACGCCACCAGCGGCAATGTCTCCGCCTTTAACTCCGGTGGTATGACACTCAACCTCTCCGGGCAGGATGCCACCGGCGTGGTTATCCAGGGTGGCGCACAGGGTAAAATCTCGTCTAACGCCACCATCAACATGACCGCCACCGGCGCGGTGGCCGGGATTGCCGACGGTCAGGGCTATGACATCAACGGTAATGCACTGGGCAGCCCGATTGCGGGCGTGCTGTCGAACGCGGCACTGGCCGCGGGGGCGGCAGGTTTTGGGTCCGGCACCCTGCTGGTCACTGAGGCGGCGCTGAATTCCGCGCTGGATGCCGTCACCGGCTTCATTGCCCGCAACGGGGCGGAAGTCAGCAACGCCGGGAACATCGTCTTTACCGGAAGCAACACCACCGGTCTGCTGGTCGAGGCGGGTGCCCGCGGCAATAACACCGGCAGTATCACGGTTGGTGCCGGCGGTACCGGGATCGTGGCACAGGATGCAACCGGTACTCACACCACGGTGGTCAATACCTCGGGTAACCTGGTGCTGAACGGCGGCAATACCGCCAACCGTACCACCGGGATCGTTGCCAGCGGCGCGAATACTACCGTCAACATGACCGCCGGTACGGTGACCCTGAACGGCAACGGCGCCACCGGCGTGCGGGCCTCTGAGGGAGCAACCGTGAACCTCTCCGGTACTGCGACGCCAGCGTTTTCTTCCTCCGCGACGGATCAGATCCTGTTTGCCATCTCCGGCGCAGGCTCCACCATCAACACCAGTGTCCCGGGCGGGACGGTGCTGGATGCGTCCGGTGAGCGTTCCACCCTGTTCCGTCTGGAAGACGGGGCGGCGATGGACGGCGACATTCAGGTGGCGGCCAGCGGAAAGGATGCAACTGCGCTGTACGCCACCGGTGAAAATACGACGGCGGTTATCGGCAGCGGCAGCCAGCTTAATATCAGCGGTAACGGCGCTACCGGGGTGATTTCTTCGGGCAGTGCGACCGCCACCATTGAGAGCGGCGCGACGCTGGCGCTGACCGGCAGCGGTGCCACCGCCGGGCTGGTTGACGGCAACACCTATGCCTCTGACGGCTCGCTCTCGCAGCAAAATACCGGCGCGGAACTGATTAACGCCGCGACCATCAGCTCCACGGTCTCCGGCGCCACCGCCTTTACCGCCAAAAACAGCGGTACGCTTGCCAACAGCGGTAATGTCCTGCTGACCGGTGCAAACTCCACCGCCATTAAGGTACTGGGCGGGAAAGTCAACAACACCGGCAGCATCGAAGCGAACGGCACGGCTCTGTATATCGGGGCCGGTGACCAGGGACAGGCCTCCACCGTCACCAACAGCGGCACGGTACTGGCGACCGACGGCAGGGCGGCCATCGAACTGGCGGCCGGCAGCCTGAACCTCGTCGGTAGCGGCGTGGGCACCATTGAAGCCCGCGGCACGGCAGACGGCGTACTGGTCAGCAGCGGCGCGACCGGACTCGACGTGACCGGCGCCCATATTATTGTCGGCGCGGCGGGCGCGTCCGGTAACGGCATCGAGAACGCCGGCAACCTGACCAACCTGCAACTGACGAACACCACCATTGATGTCGCAGACGGTGCCGGGGTACGCACTGCGGTGACTATCGACGACACCAACAGCGGTACCATTAATGTCAGCGGCGCGGGTACCGGGATTGCGTTTACAAACGCCGATGGCAGTGCGACCAGCGGTAACCTGGACCTCTCCGGTTCGTCCGGCCTGACCATTAACGTCAGCGGCACCGGCGGTACGGGGATTTATGCGAACACCACCGGCACCACTGATACCGCCGTGAGCGTGAACGTCAGCAGCGCCACCGGCGGCGCGGCTCTGAAACTCGGTAACGGCGTCACCTCCGCCACCAACCGCGGTACGCTGACCTCAGCCAGTACCACGACGGCGACGGTGGAGACGGCAAATGCTACTGCCTTTACCAACACCGACACCGGGGTTATCACCGCGTCAGCGTCCGGTAACCCGGCGCTGGCGATGAACGCGGCGAATGCCACAGTGACTAACGCCGGGACCATCAACGGCGATGTGGTGATGAACGGTGCCAGCGGTACGGTGAACAACAGCGGTACGGTCAGTAACAATATCACCACCACCAGTGGCAATAACGCGGTTACCGTGGACAACGGAACCGTCGGCGGCAATATCGCGCTGAGCGGTAACGGCACCAATACCGTCCTGCTGAAAAACACCGCGGACGTGCGCACCGTCAGTGGTTCGGCGGGTAACGATACGGTCACCGTTCTGGGTAACGGCAACACCTTTACGGCGCTCAACGGTGGCAGCGGTACGGCCACGGCGGTGTTTGACGGGGTGACGGCGGGCTTCCATATGGACGGCACCGGCGCGCAAATCAACAACTACAACCAGGTGAATCTGCGTAACGGCTCGCTGTTCAGTCTGGATAACAACTATGCCCTCGGCGGTAAACCGGCCGGCGGTGCCGGGTTTAATATTGATGCCACCTCGGTACTGGCGGTGAACAGCACGGTCGACCGGACGCTGACCAGTGCCCTGACCGGAACCGGCACCGTGGCGGTGGAGAACGCCGGACAGGCGTTTAACTTCGCCACTACCACCGGCAGCGCCTTTGCCGGGACCGTGGACCTGAGCAATGCGACCCTGGCGCTGGGCGGGGTGAATACCACCGCCCTGACGAATGCCACCCTGAAGGCCGACACCGGCAGCGTTACCACCGTGGCGGACGGGGAACAGGTTATCGGCGGTCTGACTTTCGCCAGCGGTAAAGTGGCATTTAACGCCAGCGCGCCAGCACAGAAAGTGGCGACCAGTCATATGACGGTCAGCAAGCTGGATGCATCCGGCAACGGTACGGTACAGATTAACGTTCCGGCACCGTATGTCCCGGGTCATGAAACCAGCACCACCGCCTCACTGATGACTCAGGATGACGCCAACATTGGCCTGGAGCTGGTCGGTGCTGCACTGGTTAACGGTGCCGGTGGTAACCTGGTGTTGCAGGACCAGAGCGGTAATCTCATCACCGATGACACAGAGGTGGATATCGCCCAGGGCGGCAGCACGGTGGCGAAAGGCACTTACGATTACCGCCTGACCACCGCAGGGACGTCCGGCAGCCAGGACGGTCTGTATGTCAACTACGGCCTGACAGAGCTGGAGCTGCTGGCAGGTCAGACCCTGACGCTTGATGGCACACCGGGCGCCACCGGCGCGGCGGCGGACCAGTCCGCCCGTATCACCGGCAGCGGCAGCCTGGCAGTCAGTACTACAGGCAGTGACGTCCTGTCCCTGTCCAACAGCAGCAACGATTACACCGGTGAGACCACGGTCCTGAGTGGCACCCTGCGTACAGACGTTGACGGCGCACTGGGAGATACCGCGAAACTGGCGATTAACAGCGGAGCGAAAGCTGACCTCAACGGTACACGGCAGACGACCGGCATCCTGGCCGGTGATGGCGGCTCACAGCTTGACGTCAACGGCGGCAGCCTGAGCCTGCGCAGTGGCGGGTACAGCAGCGGTATCCTGACCGGAGGCGGTGCGCTGAACGTTAATGGCGGCGTGCTGACCATTGACGGTGCCAACGGCGGTCTGAGTGCCATCACCACCATCAGCAACGGTGCGGAAGTGGTCATCAGTGATGCACAGGGCGCAGGTACCGGTGATATCAATGATGAAGGCACCCTGACGCTGGATAATGTCACCGGGATGCTGGCAAACATTATCAGTGGTACCGGTAATGTGAACGCCACAGACACCACGGACGCCACCCTGTCCGGTGACAACAGCGGGTTCAGCGGTCTGTTTACCATCGACAGCGGCAGCAACCTGACCGTCAGCGAACAGAACCACCTCGGTACGGCGACAGTGAACGATAACGGTCTGCTGACCGTCGACACCGCCAGTGACTGGACGCTGGTGAACAGCATCAGCGGTAGCGGCGGTCTGGACAAACAGGGCGCAGGCACCCTGACCCTGACGGCGGACTCCGCCGCGTATACCGGCACTACCGACATCACCACCGGTGAACTGGCGCTTGGCAGTGATGAAAGTTCTGCGGTGAATATGACGAGCAGTCTGGTGAATATTCATAACGGTGCCTCGCTGACCGGTTACGGCAGCACCGCCGGGCATGTGGATGTCATGCAGAGCGGGACCCTGCAGGTGACGGACTTCACGGTGGGCGGCAACCTGAGCAACAGTGGTTCCGTTCTGTTGACCCGTACAGACGGTCAGCCGGGCAACACCCTCACCGTCAACGGCAACTACGCCGGCAGCAACGGTCTGCTGGCGTTCAACACGGAACTGGGCGGCGACAGCTCCCCGACCGACAAACTGACGGTGAACGGCAACACGGCGGGGAACACCCGGGTCAGCGTCACCAACACCGGCGGCACCGGGGCGCAGACGGTAAATGGTATTGAGGTGATTCAGGTGAACGGCAGCTCTGCCGGGAACTTCGCCCTGACCACCGGCACCGTCGAAGCCGGGGCTTATGTCTATGCGCTGGCGAAAGGCACCGGCAGCGCGGCGAAAAACTGGTATCTGACCAGTAAATGGAAAAACAGCACCACCCCGACAGACCCGGTCTCCCCGGCCACACCGGATAAGCCGGGGACCTCACCGGTGGTTGACCCGACAGCACCCGACGCGCTGCGTCCGGAAGCGGGCAGCTATATCGGCAATATCGCGGCCGCCAACACGCTGTTCAACACCCGTCTGCACGACCGTCTCGGTGAACCACAGTACACCGATGCGCTGAAAGGCGAGGGACTGGCCGCCAGCATGTGGATGCGTCATGTCGGCGGACACGAACGGTCTTCTGCCGGTGACGGTCAGTTGAAAACACAGAGCAACCGCTACGTGCTGCAACTGGGTGGCGACATCGCACAGTGGAGTACCGACGGTGCCGACCGCTGGCATCTGGGCGTGATGGGCGGCTATGCGAATGCGCACAGCAACACCCGCAGCGACCGTGCTGGTTACGGTTCAGACGGGCGCATCAGCGGCTACAGCGCCGGTCTGTACGGCACCTGGTACCAGAACGAGGCGGACAAAACCGGAGCCTATGTTGACAGCTGGATGCTGTACAACTGGTTCGACAGCAGCGTGGAAGCGGACAACCGCGACAGCGACAGCTACGACTCAAAAGGGCTGACCGCCTCACTGGAAGCGGGTTACACCCTGAAAGCCGGTGAGTTCAACGGCAGCCAGGGCACGCTGAACACCTGGTATGTGCAGCCACAGGCGCAGGTCACCTGGATGGGCGTGAAGGACAATGCGCACACCCGGAAAGACGGTACCCGTATCGAAACGCAGGGCGACGGCAACATCCAGACGCGTCTGGGCGTGAAGACTTACCTGAACAGTCACCACAAAATGGATGACGGTAAACAGCGTGAGTTCCAGCCGTTCGTGGAAGTGAACTGGATCCACAACACCGAAAGCTTCGGCGTGAAGATGGACGGCACGCAAGTCAGTCGTGACGGCGCGCGTAATCTGGGCGAAATCCGCACCGGGGTGGAAGGTAAGCTGAATGACCGTCTGAGCGTCTGGGGTAACGTGGGCGTGCAGATGGGTGACAAAGGCTACAGCGACACCCAGGGCATGCTGGGGATAAAATACAGCTGGTAA
- a CDS encoding YegP family protein: protein MAGWFELSKSTNDQFRFVLKAGNGEVILTSELYTTKAAAENGIASVQSNSPLDERYETKTASNGKFFFNLKAGNHQVIGTSQMYASTQSRDVGIASVKTNGSSKTIKEQI from the coding sequence ATGGCCGGTTGGTTTGAATTAAGTAAGAGTACAAACGATCAGTTCCGCTTCGTACTGAAAGCAGGTAATGGTGAGGTGATCCTCACAAGCGAACTGTACACCACGAAAGCGGCGGCAGAAAATGGCATTGCCTCCGTTCAGTCAAATAGCCCGCTGGACGAGCGCTACGAAACGAAAACGGCGTCGAACGGTAAGTTTTTCTTTAATTTAAAAGCAGGCAATCATCAGGTTATTGGCACCAGTCAGATGTATGCCTCCACGCAGTCGCGTGACGTGGGTATCGCGTCGGTAAAAACAAACGGCAGCAGCAAAACAATAAAAGAGCAGATCTGA
- a CDS encoding zinc ribbon domain-containing protein, translating to MSEKEQYCHACGMPLSIPNAKGVSDTYCTYCSDAEGNLKPWEEAVTGLAAYLDSWQNVGPEESRKRAKRYLTAMPAWAHKADD from the coding sequence ATGTCAGAAAAAGAACAGTATTGCCACGCCTGTGGAATGCCACTATCGATACCTAACGCTAAAGGGGTGAGCGATACGTACTGCACCTATTGCAGCGACGCAGAAGGCAATCTGAAACCCTGGGAGGAAGCCGTAACGGGTCTGGCGGCCTATCTTGACTCCTGGCAAAACGTAGGCCCAGAGGAATCACGTAAGCGCGCTAAACGCTACCTGACTGCCATGCCCGCCTGGGCACACAAAGCGGACGACTAA
- a CDS encoding methyltransferase family protein yields the protein MKPINVRLAKLRSRFPPPVILLIFVVGDCLSANPRFTFGLVTQVLSMAIAVISLGVILTTAWHMHVNRTTLNPLQADKTTTLVTYGCYAWSRNPIYLGLTGVQLAVALWMGSLPGVIAVPFFMLVVARLHIDFEEYQLHKRFGSEWEHYAKQVRRWL from the coding sequence ATGAAACCGATCAACGTGCGTCTTGCAAAACTCAGGAGTCGGTTTCCACCGCCGGTCATTCTGTTAATCTTTGTGGTCGGGGATTGTCTGAGCGCAAATCCGCGTTTTACCTTTGGCCTGGTCACTCAGGTACTGAGTATGGCGATCGCGGTGATAAGCCTCGGCGTCATCCTGACGACCGCGTGGCACATGCATGTGAATCGCACCACGCTTAATCCGCTTCAGGCGGATAAAACAACGACGCTGGTCACGTACGGATGCTATGCCTGGAGTCGAAATCCTATTTATCTTGGACTAACAGGTGTGCAACTTGCCGTTGCGCTCTGGATGGGCAGTCTGCCAGGCGTGATTGCCGTACCGTTCTTTATGCTGGTGGTAGCCCGATTGCATATCGATTTTGAAGAGTACCAGCTGCATAAACGCTTTGGTTCGGAGTGGGAACACTACGCTAAACAGGTTCGTCGCTGGCTATAA
- a CDS encoding dienelactone hydrolase family protein — MSSQRSDAVVILHEIYGINAHIRRTSEMWRARGFEVYAPALFPHEAPYSYAQQDEAYHYFSHHVGFDPQPVLTLLAPLRAQYRKLIVIGYSTGATLAWRVAGSGLCDGVICHYGSRIRQYSDELPHCPALMIMARHEPSFDPTVLQQKLETLPLVQCHMFDAQHGFCDADSPGYLAWQARHAVADAIAFVDAICG, encoded by the coding sequence ATGTCCAGCCAACGGTCAGATGCCGTCGTCATTCTGCATGAAATCTACGGCATCAATGCGCATATCCGGCGTACCAGCGAAATGTGGCGAGCGCGTGGGTTCGAGGTCTACGCGCCAGCACTTTTTCCACATGAGGCTCCGTACAGCTATGCCCAGCAAGATGAGGCGTATCACTATTTTTCACACCACGTTGGTTTTGATCCACAACCCGTCTTAACGTTGCTTGCCCCACTGCGCGCGCAATATCGCAAACTGATTGTCATCGGCTACAGCACCGGAGCAACGCTCGCATGGCGAGTTGCAGGAAGCGGCTTGTGTGACGGGGTAATCTGCCATTATGGTTCTCGCATTCGTCAGTACAGCGATGAGTTACCGCACTGCCCTGCGCTGATGATTATGGCTCGCCACGAGCCGTCATTCGACCCTACGGTATTACAACAGAAGCTGGAAACCCTGCCCCTGGTGCAATGTCATATGTTCGATGCGCAGCACGGCTTTTGTGACGCGGACAGCCCCGGATACCTTGCGTGGCAGGCGCGTCACGCTGTCGCCGATGCCATCGCCTTTGTCGATGCAATCTGCGGATAG